The Toxotes jaculatrix isolate fToxJac2 chromosome 21, fToxJac2.pri, whole genome shotgun sequence genome includes a region encoding these proteins:
- the LOC121175405 gene encoding peroxiredoxin-like 2A: MAVGLIGSAVAAVSGIVTGVMNLFTDMFLTPPLKATLQHLEETELKTLKGEKKTLKAKSLWEKSGAVIMAVRRPGUFLCREEAAELSSLKPQLDELGVPLYAVVKEDVGTEVQNFRPYFKGEIFLDEKRRFYGPRERKMGLLAFLRVGVWLNGLRAFKKGFMGNVLGEGFVLGGVFVIGQGQQGILLEHREIEFGDKVNIGDVIQAARRIPRELVPLEKK, encoded by the exons ATGGCAGTGGGACTCATCGGCAGCGCTGTGGCCGCTGTTAGCGGCATCGTTACTGGCGTCATGAATCTTTTCACCGACATGTTCCTGACACCACCGCTGAAGGCCACTCTCCAACATCTGGAGGAAACTGAACTTAAAACTTTGAAAGGAG aaaaaaaaaccctgaaagcCAAGTCTCTGTGGGAGAAGTCAGGGGCTGTCATCATGGCAGTGCGGCGGCCTGGGTGATTTTTGTGCAGAGAG gaggctgcagagctgtccTCTCTGAAACCCCAGCTGGACGAGCTCGGGGTCCCTCTGTACGCTGTGGTGAAGGAGGACGTCGGCACCGAGGTCCAGAACTTCAGACCGTACTTTAAAGGGGAAATCTTCTTGGATGAAAag AGGCGCTTTTATGGACCCCGTGAGCGGAAGATGGGTCTCCTGGCATTTCTTCGTGTTGGGGTGTGGCTGAATGGCCTGAGGGCCTTCAAGAAAGGCTTCATGGGAAACGTTTTGGGAGAGGGCTTTGTCCTTGGTGGGGTCTTTGTCATTGGACAAGGACAGCAG GGAATACTTCTGGAGCACAGAGAGATTGAATTTGGGGATAAAGTCAACATTGGAGATGTCATCCAAGCTGCCAGAAGAATACCACGGGAACTTGTGCCATTAGAGAAGAAATAA